The following are encoded together in the Acidobacteriota bacterium genome:
- a CDS encoding alkylhydroperoxidase-related (seleno)protein has translation MSFAAGRFPVPVREDMATALRRSWADIGRSGTWWTGPERVAIAALARAERVQRNEPPWSRDRDEPSEPLQEKAVEAARKIGADPSHLDREWASGVIAEIGDSHYVELASVVVTTAAADAFCEAMGIDHEPLPEPEAGEPTRERPDGMGDIGAWVPVQVIDWKRANVARAMSLVPEGVRTFFRIVAAMYSGTATDFEKMVWDHRPLARPQVELLAARVSALNQCFY, from the coding sequence ATGAGCTTCGCCGCCGGCCGCTTCCCCGTTCCCGTCCGTGAGGACATGGCTACCGCCCTGCGCAGGTCGTGGGCCGACATCGGCCGCTCCGGCACCTGGTGGACCGGCCCCGAACGTGTCGCGATCGCCGCTCTCGCCCGCGCCGAGCGCGTCCAGCGCAACGAACCGCCGTGGAGCCGTGACCGCGACGAGCCGAGCGAGCCGCTGCAGGAGAAGGCAGTGGAGGCAGCCCGCAAGATCGGAGCGGATCCGTCCCACCTCGACCGCGAATGGGCCAGCGGCGTGATTGCCGAGATCGGCGACTCGCACTACGTCGAACTCGCCTCGGTCGTCGTGACGACGGCCGCCGCCGACGCCTTCTGCGAGGCGATGGGCATCGACCACGAACCGCTTCCCGAACCCGAGGCCGGCGAACCGACCCGTGAACGCCCGGACGGCATGGGCGACATCGGCGCCTGGGTGCCGGTCCAGGTCATCGACTGGAAGCGCGCCAACGTGGCGCGCGCGATGAGCCTGGTGCCGGAGGGCGTGCGCACCTTCTTCCGCATCGTCGCGGCCATGTACTCGGGAACGGCTACCGACTTCGAGAAGATGGTCTGGGACCACCGCCCGCTCGCCCGCCCCCAGGTCGAGCTCCTCGCGGCCAGGGTCTCGGCCCTCAACCAGTGCTTCTACTGA
- a CDS encoding NAD-dependent epimerase/dehydratase family protein, with protein MTALRVLVVGGTGPTGPPIVRNFLHAGFEVSIFHSGRHPVEFDGPVERILGNARDRDDIRAKLASREWDIAVCMYGRLRTLADELAGKTRRLVGITGQPVYMGSQPPTPEGRIPLPIPEFAPRQYDAKNYTGKVAAGEDQLFEQHGRGDFEVVILRYPGVYGPRTPMNHEWAVIRRILDRRPFMILPHDGVTYFQRGYAENLARLVYLASTRPEAAGEAFNAGDERVISCRAVAEVIIDELDAGMELIGVPAPFCRGVFPLAEKSNQLLDMSKARNLLGYRDVVDPETATRATARHLHDNPPDEKDLYAAGTGRFDYEREDRIVERWRRAQALMNED; from the coding sequence ATGACGGCGCTCAGAGTTCTGGTTGTTGGAGGCACCGGTCCCACCGGTCCGCCCATCGTACGCAACTTCCTCCATGCCGGTTTCGAGGTCTCGATCTTCCACTCCGGCCGTCACCCGGTCGAGTTCGACGGTCCGGTGGAGCGCATCCTCGGCAACGCCCGCGACCGCGACGACATCCGCGCCAAGCTCGCGTCACGCGAGTGGGACATCGCGGTGTGCATGTACGGCCGGCTGCGCACTCTGGCCGATGAACTCGCCGGGAAGACGAGGCGCCTCGTGGGCATCACCGGCCAGCCCGTCTACATGGGCTCGCAGCCGCCGACGCCGGAGGGCCGCATTCCGCTGCCCATACCCGAGTTCGCCCCCCGCCAGTACGACGCCAAGAACTACACCGGCAAGGTGGCGGCAGGCGAGGACCAGCTCTTCGAGCAGCACGGCCGAGGCGACTTCGAGGTCGTCATCCTGCGCTATCCAGGCGTTTACGGCCCGCGCACGCCGATGAACCACGAGTGGGCGGTGATCAGGCGCATCCTCGACCGGCGGCCCTTCATGATCCTCCCTCACGACGGCGTGACCTACTTCCAGCGCGGCTACGCGGAGAACCTGGCCCGGCTCGTCTACCTCGCCTCCACCCGGCCCGAAGCCGCGGGAGAGGCGTTCAACGCAGGCGACGAACGGGTGATCAGTTGCCGCGCCGTGGCGGAGGTCATCATCGACGAACTCGACGCCGGGATGGAGCTGATCGGCGTGCCGGCGCCCTTCTGCCGCGGCGTCTTTCCGCTCGCCGAGAAGTCCAACCAGCTTCTCGACATGTCGAAGGCCCGGAACCTGCTCGGCTATCGCGACGTGGTCGATCCGGAGACCGCCACGCGCGCCACGGCCCGTCACCTCCACGACAACCCGCCCGACGAGAAGGATCTCTACGCCGCCGGCACGGGCCGTTTCGACTACGAGCGGGAGGACCGGATCGTCGAGCGCTGGCGACGGGCGCAGGCGCTGATGAACGAGGACTGA
- a CDS encoding PQQ-binding-like beta-propeller repeat protein: MARSVRGFSAGMALLAAAAAAAGAQQQPEPVRVFTAEQAERGRALYEGICVECHLSSLAGANEAPPLLGADFLNAWGAGAVVDLADTIRVTMPPENRNSLTPQQTFDLAAFVLLRNGAAPGDEALIPDSSGLAVSLGGLGLGGAAASSSDSAVIAERAVGAPAEAEEELVTPSGEREIEDFEPVTTGMLLDPDPGDWLMFRRTYDGQGHSPLDQIDSGNVSGLRLAWSWAMADGVNQPTPLVYDGVMYLANPRNIIQALEADTGTLIWEYRRSLEGDLARGFNQLRNLAIWGDRIFVATKDAAMLALDARSGRPLWETQIADPAKRYRNTSGPIVVDGLVVNGINGCIRYYEDSCFITAHDAETGEERWRTYTIARPGEPGGDTWGDLPLMLRGGGDSWIPGSYDPELQLIYWPVAQAKPWVPASRGLTIDHEVLYTNSTLALRPGDGEIVFYRQHVPGEALDLDEAFEQVLVDRGGRKLLLTSGKHGILWKLDRTDGSFVALEEMVFQNVFDHIDRETGEVRYREDIASAEVGEWVSVCPSTAGGHNWQASSYSPAHGLLVVPLSQSCLDISGREPRFEEGAGGEGADRKWFEMPGTEGRLGKLAAYDVDSMEEVWSVEQRPAFLTAALTTGGGVVFAGDIDRRFRAWNVATGEELWGTRLPTSVQGFPVSYEVDGVQYVAVSTGLGGGSPRFVPARVSPEIRYPQSGNGLFVFRLP; encoded by the coding sequence ATGGCGCGGAGTGTACGTGGATTCTCGGCAGGAATGGCGCTCCTGGCGGCGGCCGCCGCGGCTGCCGGGGCGCAACAGCAGCCGGAACCGGTGCGAGTCTTCACCGCCGAGCAGGCGGAGCGTGGACGGGCGCTCTATGAGGGAATCTGCGTCGAATGCCACCTCTCGAGCCTGGCCGGCGCGAACGAGGCGCCTCCTCTGCTCGGCGCGGACTTTCTCAACGCCTGGGGAGCCGGCGCCGTGGTCGATCTCGCGGACACGATCCGGGTCACGATGCCGCCCGAGAACCGGAACTCCCTGACGCCGCAGCAGACCTTCGACCTCGCAGCCTTCGTGCTGCTACGGAATGGGGCGGCCCCCGGCGACGAAGCGCTGATACCGGACAGCTCCGGTCTCGCCGTGTCACTGGGCGGGCTGGGGTTGGGGGGCGCAGCCGCCTCTTCGAGCGACTCAGCCGTGATCGCGGAACGCGCCGTCGGCGCTCCTGCCGAAGCGGAGGAGGAGCTCGTCACGCCGTCTGGGGAACGGGAGATCGAGGACTTCGAACCGGTGACGACCGGGATGCTGCTCGACCCGGACCCCGGCGACTGGCTGATGTTCCGACGCACCTACGACGGCCAGGGCCACAGCCCGCTCGATCAGATCGACTCCGGCAACGTCAGCGGGCTGCGCCTGGCCTGGTCGTGGGCGATGGCCGACGGCGTGAACCAGCCGACGCCGCTGGTCTACGACGGCGTCATGTACCTCGCTAACCCGCGCAACATCATCCAGGCGCTGGAGGCCGACACGGGCACCTTGATCTGGGAGTACCGGCGCTCCCTCGAGGGCGATCTGGCGCGCGGCTTCAACCAGCTTCGTAACCTCGCGATCTGGGGCGACAGGATCTTTGTCGCCACGAAGGATGCGGCCATGCTCGCGCTCGACGCCCGCAGCGGGCGGCCGCTCTGGGAGACGCAGATTGCCGATCCGGCGAAGCGCTACCGGAACACGAGCGGTCCGATCGTGGTCGATGGGCTCGTGGTCAACGGCATCAACGGTTGTATCCGCTACTACGAAGACAGTTGCTTCATCACCGCCCACGATGCCGAAACCGGCGAAGAGCGGTGGCGCACGTACACCATCGCCCGTCCCGGGGAGCCCGGAGGCGACACCTGGGGCGATCTGCCGCTCATGCTGCGCGGCGGCGGCGACTCCTGGATTCCCGGTAGCTACGACCCCGAGTTACAACTCATCTACTGGCCGGTGGCGCAGGCCAAGCCCTGGGTGCCGGCGAGCAGGGGCCTGACGATCGACCACGAGGTGCTGTACACGAACTCGACCCTTGCGTTGCGACCCGGGGACGGGGAGATCGTCTTCTACCGGCAGCACGTGCCCGGCGAGGCCCTCGACCTCGACGAGGCCTTCGAGCAGGTCCTGGTCGACCGCGGTGGACGGAAGCTCCTGCTTACGTCCGGCAAGCACGGCATCCTGTGGAAGCTCGACCGCACGGATGGCTCCTTCGTCGCGCTCGAGGAAATGGTGTTCCAGAACGTCTTCGACCACATCGACCGCGAGACCGGCGAAGTCCGTTACCGCGAGGACATCGCGTCGGCCGAAGTCGGGGAGTGGGTCTCGGTCTGTCCCAGCACAGCCGGAGGCCACAACTGGCAGGCCTCCTCCTACAGCCCCGCGCACGGGTTGCTCGTCGTGCCGCTGAGCCAGAGCTGCCTCGACATCTCCGGCCGCGAGCCGCGCTTCGAAGAGGGGGCGGGGGGCGAGGGGGCAGACCGCAAGTGGTTCGAGATGCCCGGCACGGAGGGGCGGCTCGGCAAGCTCGCGGCCTACGACGTGGACTCGATGGAGGAGGTCTGGAGTGTCGAGCAGCGGCCGGCCTTCCTGACCGCGGCGCTGACGACAGGCGGCGGTGTCGTTTTCGCCGGGGACATCGACCGGCGGTTCCGCGCCTGGAACGTCGCAACGGGTGAAGAACTCTGGGGCACCCGTCTGCCGACTTCCGTGCAGGGCTTCCCGGTCAGCTACGAGGTAGACGGTGTCCAGTACGTGGCGGTATCGACGGGGCTCGGAGGCGGCAGTCCGCGCTTCGTTCCAGCCCGAGTCAGCCCGGAGATCCGCTACCCGCAAAGCGGCAACGGCCTGTTCGTGTTCCGCCTCCCGTAG